The Janthinobacterium tructae genome contains the following window.
CTGACGCTTGGCGATCGCCACCATGGCCTCGATGTTGTCCTGATAACGCTGCGCCGAGGTGGGGCCGGTATTGCCGGCGATATCGTTAGTGCCCGCCATGAGATGGACGAAACGGGGACGCAACGCCGCCACGTCGGCGGCAAAGCGCAACAGGATCTGCGGCGAAGTCTGCCCCGCGATGCCGCGATTGAGCCAGTGGTCACCGAACACCCGGGCCGCCGACTCTGACCATAACTCGGTAATCGAGTCGCCCAGGAAGACACCGTCGATGGCGGTGCCGGCCGCCGTCACGGTGGCGTTGGCGGCGGCGTAGCGGCACAGGTCCGGCCAGTCGAGCTGGCGCCGCATTTCCTCGGCCCGCGCCCGCTGCGTCATGATCGGACCGGCGATCAGGCGCTCCAGTTCCGCAGGACGCATGGCGCCGGGCTCGATGAACATGTCGACCAGCGCGCGCGGCACGTCGGGTAGCGCCGGCAAGCCGGTGCAAGGTGCCTCGACCATGCCTTGCGTATTCGGGGATGGCGTCGCGGCGGCCGCCGGCAGCACGCAGCACAGCGCGGCGGCGACAGCGGCGGCAAGGCGCCTACGCGCCAGAATTGCGAAGTGAATCGTCATGATGATCCTTGTTAAATAATGTACCGACAAAATCGA
Protein-coding sequences here:
- a CDS encoding GDSL-type esterase/lipase family protein, producing the protein MTIHFAILARRRLAAAVAAALCCVLPAAAATPSPNTQGMVEAPCTGLPALPDVPRALVDMFIEPGAMRPAELERLIAGPIMTQRARAEEMRRQLDWPDLCRYAAANATVTAAGTAIDGVFLGDSITELWSESAARVFGDHWLNRGIAGQTSPQILLRFAADVAALRPRFVHLMAGTNDIAGNTGPTSAQRYQDNIEAMVAIAKRQGIAVLLASIPPAASMPWRPSPGTPARIEALNRWLKALALSEDLVYVDYHAVLAAPDGTFRADFSNDGVHPNNRGYARMKSVLESALGQLPDKRSQNGRAAIPTVKE